The Micromonospora sp. NBC_01740 genome includes a window with the following:
- the ftsX gene encoding permease-like cell division protein FtsX, with translation MRVKYVLSEVLVGLWRNVTMTIAMIITMAVSLTMLGASGLMYRQVDDMKDLYYKNIQVSIFLTQEVTPEQRESLDAKLKADSLVKEVIFVNKEEAYKRFQEMFQDAPDLLSAVKADSLPESYRLTLNNPEQYKNIYDQYKDTEGVDEIVDQSRLLDKIFDILTAIQNIALAAAIVMAVAALLLVANTIQVAAYSKRREVAVMKLVGASNWFIQAPFVLEAVVAGLIGSLLGLVALIAAKYLLFDGSLQALQGLLSPIGWGDILFMFPLMAGVGGLVSAVTAWVTLRFYLRV, from the coding sequence ATGCGCGTGAAATACGTCCTGTCCGAGGTACTGGTCGGACTGTGGCGCAACGTGACCATGACCATCGCGATGATCATCACGATGGCGGTCTCGCTGACCATGCTCGGCGCCAGCGGTCTCATGTACCGCCAGGTCGACGACATGAAGGACCTCTACTACAAGAACATCCAGGTCTCGATCTTCCTGACACAGGAGGTGACCCCCGAGCAGCGTGAGTCCCTGGACGCGAAGCTGAAGGCCGACTCGCTGGTCAAGGAGGTCATCTTCGTCAACAAGGAGGAGGCGTACAAGCGCTTCCAGGAGATGTTCCAGGACGCTCCCGACCTGCTCAGCGCGGTCAAGGCGGACAGCCTGCCCGAGTCGTACCGGCTCACGCTGAACAATCCCGAGCAGTACAAGAACATCTACGACCAGTACAAGGACACCGAGGGCGTCGACGAGATCGTCGACCAGAGTCGCCTGCTGGACAAGATCTTCGACATCCTCACCGCGATCCAGAACATCGCCCTGGCCGCCGCGATCGTGATGGCCGTCGCCGCGCTGCTCCTGGTCGCCAACACGATCCAGGTGGCCGCGTACAGCAAGCGGCGTGAGGTCGCGGTCATGAAACTGGTCGGCGCGTCGAACTGGTTCATCCAGGCGCCGTTCGTGCTGGAGGCCGTGGTCGCCGGCCTGATCGGCTCGTTGCTGGGCCTGGTGGCCCTCATCGCGGCCAAGTACCTACTCTTCGACGGGTCGCTCCAGGCGCTGCAGGGCCTGCTCTCCCCGATCGGCTGGGGCGACATCCTGTTCATGTTCCCGCTGATGGCCGGCGTCGGCGGCCTGGTCAGCGCGGTCACCGCCTGGGTCACCCTCCGCTTCTACCTGCGGGTCTGA
- the secA gene encoding preprotein translocase subunit SecA, whose amino-acid sequence MSILEKVLRAGEGRMVRRLKAIAAAVNSIEDDYVNLTDEELRGMTDQFKERLADGETLDDLLPEAFAVCREAAARVLGQRPYDVQVMGGAALHFGNIAEMKTGEGKTLTSVMPVYLNALSGNGVHVITVNDYLAQRDAAWMGQVHEFLGLTVGVVLPNRPATEHRAAYECDITYGTNNEFGFDYLRDNMAWSKEELVQRGHNFAVVDEVDSILIDEARTPLIISGPAEHSARWYGEFAGVVARLQAGKDGEGDYEVDHSKRTIAVTERGVAKVEDRLGIDNLYESVNTPLVGYLNNAIKAKELYKRDKDYIVSDGEVLIVDEFTGRILHGRRYNEGMHQAIEAKEGVEIKQENQTLATITLQNYFRLYEKLSGMTGTAQTEAGEFNKVYKVGVVTIPTHRPMVRQDRPDVIYKTEKAKFNAVVEDIAERHAMGQPVLVGTVSVENSEIISQLLRRRGIPHSVLNAKFHAREAEIVAQAGRKGAVTVATNMAGRGTDILLGGNAEFLAANELRQRGLDPVEQEEEYAKAMEEVLPQWKQACDTEADEVAAAGGLYVLGTERHESRRIDNQLRGRSGRQGDPGESRFYLSLQDELMKRFRSGAVEAVMERFNIPEDVPIESKMVTKQIKSAQAQIEGQNAEIRKNVLKYDEVMNKQRQVIYAERLRVLNGEDLSDQVRNMIDDVVDAYVRGATADGYGEDWDLEQLWTNLKQLYPVGITIEELEEEAGGSRAGIDADFLLSRLKEDAHAAYDRREEQLGEEGTRQLERMVLLQVIDRKWREHLYEMDYLQEGISLRAYAQRDPVVEYQREGFDMFATMMDGIKEETVGFLYNLEVQVNEPEPEAEEVQLLDKPVEIRAKGLGRAPQQQGLQYSAPTIDGEAGAGAVAVEHAEQQAPALGVGRPAPAAPAAPGTTAPAAPQRPASGLRGPGVPAGNNRRAASGQAEAGNGPSRNAPCPCGSGRKYKRCHGSPNGGA is encoded by the coding sequence GTGTCGATTCTGGAAAAGGTCCTCCGCGCGGGCGAGGGCCGTATGGTGCGCCGGCTCAAGGCCATCGCCGCCGCCGTCAACTCGATCGAGGACGACTACGTCAACCTCACCGACGAAGAGTTGCGCGGCATGACCGACCAGTTCAAGGAGCGGCTCGCTGACGGCGAGACCCTCGACGACCTGCTGCCGGAGGCGTTCGCGGTCTGCCGCGAGGCGGCCGCCCGGGTGCTCGGCCAGCGGCCCTACGACGTCCAGGTCATGGGCGGCGCGGCGCTGCACTTCGGCAACATCGCCGAGATGAAGACCGGTGAGGGCAAGACCCTGACCTCGGTCATGCCGGTCTACCTCAACGCGCTCTCCGGCAACGGCGTGCACGTCATCACGGTCAACGACTACCTGGCCCAGCGGGACGCCGCCTGGATGGGCCAGGTGCACGAGTTCCTCGGCCTCACCGTCGGCGTGGTGCTGCCCAACCGGCCGGCCACCGAGCACCGGGCCGCCTACGAGTGCGACATCACCTACGGCACCAACAACGAGTTCGGCTTCGACTACCTGCGCGACAACATGGCGTGGTCGAAGGAAGAGCTGGTCCAGCGCGGCCACAACTTCGCGGTGGTCGACGAGGTCGACTCGATCCTGATCGACGAGGCCCGCACCCCGCTGATCATCTCCGGCCCGGCCGAGCACTCCGCCCGCTGGTACGGCGAGTTCGCGGGCGTCGTGGCCCGGCTCCAGGCCGGCAAGGACGGCGAGGGCGACTACGAGGTCGACCACTCCAAGCGCACCATCGCCGTCACCGAGCGCGGCGTGGCCAAGGTCGAGGACCGGCTGGGCATCGACAACCTCTACGAGTCGGTCAACACCCCGCTGGTGGGCTACCTCAACAACGCCATCAAGGCCAAGGAGCTCTACAAGCGCGACAAGGACTACATCGTCAGCGACGGCGAGGTCCTGATCGTCGACGAGTTCACCGGGCGCATCCTGCACGGCCGCCGCTACAACGAGGGCATGCACCAGGCGATCGAGGCCAAGGAGGGGGTGGAGATCAAGCAGGAGAACCAGACCCTGGCCACCATCACCCTCCAGAACTACTTCCGCCTCTACGAGAAGCTCTCCGGCATGACCGGCACCGCCCAGACCGAGGCGGGCGAGTTCAACAAGGTCTACAAGGTCGGTGTGGTGACGATCCCGACCCACCGGCCGATGGTCCGCCAGGACCGGCCGGACGTGATCTACAAGACCGAGAAGGCCAAGTTCAACGCCGTGGTGGAGGACATCGCCGAACGGCACGCGATGGGTCAGCCGGTGCTTGTCGGCACCGTCTCGGTGGAGAATTCCGAGATCATCTCCCAGCTGCTGCGCCGGCGCGGCATCCCGCACTCCGTGCTGAACGCCAAGTTCCACGCCCGTGAGGCCGAGATCGTCGCCCAGGCCGGCCGCAAGGGCGCCGTCACCGTCGCCACCAACATGGCGGGTCGTGGCACCGACATCCTGCTCGGCGGCAACGCCGAGTTCCTCGCCGCCAACGAGCTGCGCCAGCGCGGCCTCGACCCGGTCGAGCAGGAGGAGGAGTACGCCAAGGCGATGGAGGAGGTCCTGCCCCAGTGGAAGCAGGCCTGCGACACCGAGGCGGATGAGGTCGCCGCCGCCGGTGGCCTCTACGTGCTGGGCACCGAGCGGCACGAGTCCCGGCGCATCGACAACCAGCTGCGCGGTCGGTCGGGCCGGCAGGGTGACCCGGGCGAGTCCCGGTTCTACCTCTCCCTCCAGGACGAGCTGATGAAGCGCTTCCGCTCCGGCGCCGTCGAGGCGGTCATGGAGCGCTTCAACATCCCGGAGGACGTGCCCATCGAGTCGAAGATGGTCACCAAGCAGATCAAGAGCGCGCAGGCCCAGATCGAGGGCCAGAACGCCGAGATCCGCAAGAACGTCCTCAAGTACGACGAGGTCATGAACAAGCAGCGCCAGGTGATCTACGCCGAGCGGCTGCGGGTGCTCAACGGCGAGGACCTCTCCGACCAGGTCCGCAACATGATCGACGACGTCGTCGACGCGTACGTGCGGGGGGCCACCGCCGACGGCTACGGCGAGGACTGGGACCTGGAGCAGCTCTGGACCAACCTCAAGCAGCTCTACCCGGTGGGCATCACGATCGAGGAGCTGGAGGAGGAGGCCGGCGGCTCGCGGGCCGGCATCGACGCGGACTTCTTGCTCTCCCGCCTCAAGGAGGACGCGCACGCCGCGTACGACCGGCGTGAGGAGCAGCTCGGCGAGGAGGGCACCCGCCAGCTGGAGCGGATGGTCCTGCTCCAGGTCATCGACCGCAAGTGGCGCGAGCACCTCTACGAGATGGACTACCTCCAGGAGGGCATCAGCCTGCGGGCGTACGCCCAGCGCGACCCGGTGGTGGAATACCAGCGCGAGGGCTTCGACATGTTCGCCACCATGATGGACGGCATCAAGGAGGAGACGGTCGGCTTCCTCTACAACCTCGAGGTCCAGGTCAACGAGCCGGAGCCCGAGGCCGAGGAGGTCCAGCTGCTCGACAAGCCGGTCGAGATCCGGGCCAAGGGCCTGGGCCGGGCCCCGCAGCAGCAGGGCCTGCAATACTCCGCGCCGACCATCGACGGCGAGGCCGGCGCCGGTGCGGTGGCCGTCGAGCACGCCGAGCAGCAGGCGCCCGCGCTGGGCGTCGGTCGTCCGGCACCGGCCGCCCCGGCCGCGCCCGGCACGACCGCCCCGGCGGCGCCGCAGCGGCCGGCGTCGGGTCTGCGCGGCCCGGGCGTCCCGGCCGGCAACAACCGGCGGGCGGCGTCGGGGCAGGCGGAGGCCGGCAACGGCCCGTCCCGCAACGCGCCGTGCCCGTGCGGGTCCGGCCGGAAGTACAAGCGCTGCCACGGCTCCCCCAACGGCGGCGCGTGA
- the prfB gene encoding peptide chain release factor 2 — MTAADYAEQLKDLDATLRNIEAVLDIDRLRADKDRLEQEASAPDLWDDQAKAQEVTSQLSYVNSEISKLGSLRSGLDDAKVLLELAEAESDPGVLTEVEAEIATLGKAIEEMEVRTLLSGEYDSREALVAIRAGAGGVDAADFAEMLLRMYLRWAERHGYPTEVYETSYAEEAGLKSATFTVKVPYAYGTLSVESGTHRLVRISPFDNQGRRQTSFAGVEVLPVVEQTDSIEIPENEMRVDVYRSSGPGGQSVNTTDSAVRLTHIPTGIVVTCQNEKSQLQNKASALRVLQARLLEVKRQEEQAKLQGLKKDTTGAWGDQMRSYVLHPYQMVKDLRTEQETGNPTAVFDGDLDKFLEAGIRWRKQQQLAGDAA; from the coding sequence GTGACCGCTGCCGATTACGCCGAACAGCTCAAGGACCTCGACGCCACCCTGCGCAACATCGAGGCGGTGCTCGACATCGACCGGCTGCGCGCGGACAAGGACCGCCTGGAGCAGGAGGCCTCCGCGCCCGACCTGTGGGACGACCAGGCGAAGGCCCAGGAAGTGACCTCGCAGTTGTCGTACGTCAACAGCGAGATCAGCAAGCTCGGCAGCCTCCGTTCCGGGCTCGACGACGCCAAGGTGCTGCTGGAGCTGGCCGAGGCGGAGTCCGACCCGGGGGTGCTCACCGAGGTCGAGGCGGAGATCGCCACGCTGGGCAAGGCCATCGAGGAGATGGAGGTCCGCACCCTGCTCTCCGGCGAGTACGACTCCCGGGAGGCGCTGGTCGCCATCCGGGCCGGCGCCGGCGGCGTGGACGCGGCGGACTTCGCCGAGATGCTGCTGCGGATGTACCTGCGCTGGGCGGAGCGGCACGGCTACCCGACGGAGGTCTACGAGACCTCCTACGCCGAGGAGGCGGGCCTGAAGTCGGCCACCTTCACGGTCAAGGTGCCCTACGCGTACGGCACGCTCAGCGTCGAGTCGGGCACCCACCGGCTGGTGCGGATCAGCCCCTTCGACAACCAGGGGCGCCGGCAGACCAGCTTCGCCGGTGTCGAGGTGCTGCCGGTGGTCGAGCAGACCGACAGCATCGAGATCCCCGAGAACGAGATGCGGGTCGACGTCTACCGCTCCTCCGGCCCGGGTGGGCAGAGCGTCAACACCACCGACTCCGCCGTGCGGCTCACACACATCCCGACCGGCATCGTGGTCACCTGCCAGAACGAGAAGTCCCAGTTGCAGAACAAGGCGTCCGCGCTGAGGGTGCTCCAGGCCCGGCTGCTGGAGGTCAAGCGCCAGGAGGAGCAGGCGAAGCTCCAGGGCCTGAAGAAGGACACCACCGGCGCGTGGGGCGACCAGATGCGCTCGTACGTCCTGCACCCGTACCAGATGGTGAAGGATCTCCGGACGGAGCAGGAGACCGGCAACCCGACCGCGGTCTTCGACGGCGACCTGGACAAGTTCCTCGAGGCGGGCATCCGGTGGCGCAAGCAGCAGCAGCTCGCCGGCGACGCTGCGTGA
- the pruA gene encoding L-glutamate gamma-semialdehyde dehydrogenase, which produces MDAVFSVPEPRNEPVRNYEPGSADRERLQRRLTELAAERIDLPMTIAGEQRMAGGESIDVVQPHRHAHVLGVTAHATHDDARAAVKAAKDAAGMWRALPFEERAAIFLRAAELLAGPWRDTLNAATMLGQSKTVIQAEIDAACEFIDFLRFNVHFARELLEAQPMSSPGVWNRFDHRPLEGFVYAVTPFNFTAIAGNLPSAPALLGNTVVWKPGPTQQFAAHFTMRLFEAAGLPPGVINMVTGRGEEVSDVVLADPDLAGIHFTGSTKVFQHLWRTVGENISRYRGYPRLVGETGGKDFVVAHTSADVDALHTALIRGAFEYQGQKCSAASRAYVPRSLWEGGLRDRLAATAESLTYGDVTDFGNFGGAVIDAKAFDRHRAALELISGDDACRVLAGGTADDSVGWFVRPTLFECTDAAHETFTTEYFGPILGVHVFDDGCFDDVVNQAESIAPYALTGSIFATDRRVVDAVAEKMRYAAGNFYINDKPTGAVVGQQPFGGARASGTNDKAGSWHNLVRWMSPRTIKETFVAPTDHTYPHMG; this is translated from the coding sequence ATGGACGCTGTGTTCTCCGTACCCGAGCCGCGCAACGAGCCGGTCCGCAACTACGAGCCGGGCAGTGCCGACCGGGAACGGCTCCAGCGGCGGCTGACCGAGCTGGCCGCCGAGCGGATCGACCTGCCGATGACCATCGCCGGTGAGCAGCGGATGGCCGGCGGCGAGTCGATCGACGTCGTGCAGCCGCACAGGCACGCGCACGTGCTCGGCGTCACCGCACACGCCACCCACGACGACGCCCGCGCCGCCGTGAAGGCCGCCAAGGACGCCGCCGGAATGTGGCGGGCCCTGCCGTTCGAGGAGCGGGCCGCGATCTTCCTGCGCGCCGCCGAGCTGCTCGCCGGCCCGTGGCGCGACACGCTGAACGCGGCCACCATGCTCGGCCAGTCGAAGACCGTCATCCAGGCCGAGATCGACGCGGCCTGCGAGTTCATCGACTTCCTCCGGTTCAACGTGCACTTCGCCCGGGAGCTGCTCGAGGCGCAGCCGATGTCGTCGCCGGGGGTGTGGAACCGCTTCGACCACCGCCCGCTGGAGGGCTTCGTCTACGCGGTCACCCCGTTCAACTTCACCGCCATCGCCGGCAACCTGCCCTCGGCGCCGGCTCTGCTGGGCAACACCGTGGTCTGGAAGCCGGGCCCGACGCAGCAGTTCGCCGCGCACTTCACCATGCGGCTGTTCGAGGCGGCCGGCCTGCCCCCCGGCGTGATCAACATGGTCACCGGGCGCGGCGAGGAGGTCTCCGACGTGGTGCTCGCCGACCCGGACCTGGCCGGCATCCACTTCACCGGCTCCACGAAGGTCTTCCAGCACCTGTGGCGGACCGTCGGCGAGAACATCTCCCGCTACCGGGGCTACCCCCGGCTGGTCGGCGAGACCGGCGGCAAGGACTTCGTCGTCGCGCACACCAGCGCCGACGTCGACGCCCTGCACACCGCCCTGATCCGCGGCGCCTTCGAGTACCAGGGCCAGAAGTGCTCGGCGGCGTCCCGGGCGTACGTCCCGCGGTCGCTGTGGGAGGGCGGGCTGCGCGACCGGCTGGCCGCCACCGCGGAGTCCCTCACCTACGGCGACGTCACCGACTTCGGCAACTTCGGCGGCGCCGTGATCGACGCCAAGGCGTTCGACCGGCACCGCGCCGCGCTGGAGCTGATCTCCGGCGACGACGCCTGCCGGGTCCTCGCCGGCGGCACCGCCGACGACTCCGTCGGCTGGTTCGTCCGGCCCACGCTGTTCGAGTGCACCGACGCGGCGCACGAGACGTTCACCACCGAGTACTTCGGGCCGATCCTCGGCGTGCACGTCTTCGACGACGGCTGCTTCGACGACGTGGTCAACCAGGCCGAGTCGATCGCGCCGTACGCCCTGACCGGGTCGATCTTCGCGACGGACCGCCGGGTGGTCGACGCGGTCGCCGAGAAGATGCGGTACGCCGCCGGCAACTTCTACATCAACGACAAGCCGACCGGCGCGGTGGTCGGGCAGCAGCCCTTCGGCGGCGCCCGGGCCAGCGGCACCAACGACAAGGCCGGCTCCTGGCACAACCTCGTCCGGTGGATGTCGCCCCGGACGATCAAGGAGACCTTCGTCGCGCCGACCGACCACACCTACCCTCACATGGGCTGA
- the smpB gene encoding SsrA-binding protein SmpB yields MPREKGRKVVASNKKARHDYAILDTYEAGMALTGTEVKSLRAGRASLVDAFAQERNGELYLHGMHIPEYTQGTWTNHEPRRTRKLLLNRLEIDRLIGKTREGGLTMVPLQVYFSDGWAKVEIALAKGKKSYDKRQDLAKRDADREIARVAGRRGKGMDD; encoded by the coding sequence ATGCCACGGGAAAAGGGACGCAAGGTCGTCGCCTCCAACAAGAAGGCCCGGCACGACTACGCGATCCTCGACACCTACGAGGCGGGCATGGCGTTGACCGGCACGGAGGTCAAGTCACTGCGGGCCGGGCGTGCGTCGCTGGTCGACGCGTTCGCGCAGGAGCGCAACGGCGAGCTCTACCTGCACGGGATGCACATTCCCGAGTACACGCAGGGCACCTGGACCAACCACGAGCCCCGGCGGACCCGTAAGCTGCTGCTCAACCGGCTGGAGATCGACCGGCTGATCGGCAAGACCCGCGAGGGCGGCCTGACCATGGTGCCGTTGCAGGTCTACTTCTCCGACGGCTGGGCCAAGGTGGAGATCGCCCTGGCGAAGGGCAAGAAGTCGTACGACAAGCGGCAGGACCTCGCCAAGCGGGACGCGGACCGGGAGATCGCCCGGGTCGCCGGCCGGCGTGGCAAGGGCATGGATGACTGA
- the ftsE gene encoding cell division ATP-binding protein FtsE produces MIQLEQVTKTYPKASRPSLDNVSVSIEKGEFVFFIGPSGSGKSTIIKLLLHEVAPNKGRVVVNSKDVTSMRSWKRPHFRRSIGCVFQDFRLLPNRTAYENVAFALEVIGKTKAVARRVVPEVLELVGLGGKEHRYPHELSGGEQQRVAVARAFVNRPLILLADEPTGNLDPDTSIEIMRLLDRINRTGTTVVMVTHDSNIVNQMRRRVIEIESGRIVRDQARGVYG; encoded by the coding sequence GTGATTCAGCTTGAGCAAGTGACGAAGACGTACCCGAAGGCGTCCCGGCCTTCGCTCGACAACGTGTCCGTCTCGATCGAGAAGGGCGAGTTCGTCTTCTTCATCGGTCCATCCGGCTCCGGCAAGTCCACCATCATCAAGCTGCTGCTGCACGAGGTCGCGCCCAACAAGGGCCGGGTCGTCGTCAACAGCAAGGACGTCACGTCGATGCGTTCCTGGAAGCGACCCCACTTCCGGCGTTCCATCGGCTGCGTGTTCCAGGACTTCCGGCTGCTGCCGAACCGCACCGCGTACGAGAACGTGGCGTTCGCCCTCGAGGTGATCGGCAAGACCAAGGCGGTCGCCCGCCGGGTCGTGCCCGAGGTTCTGGAGCTGGTCGGACTCGGTGGCAAGGAGCACCGCTACCCGCACGAGCTCTCCGGCGGTGAGCAGCAGCGGGTCGCCGTCGCCCGGGCGTTCGTGAACCGTCCGCTGATCCTGCTCGCGGACGAGCCGACCGGAAACCTGGACCCGGACACCTCGATCGAGATCATGCGCCTGCTGGACCGGATCAACCGCACCGGCACGACCGTCGTGATGGTCACGCACGACTCCAACATCGTGAACCAGATGCGCCGCCGGGTCATCGAGATCGAGAGCGGCCGCATCGTGCGCGACCAGGCCCGCGGCGTCTACGGCTGA
- a CDS encoding tryptophan 2,3-dioxygenase — protein sequence MTHPTPAQDPHFGEQGGLLTYTDYLRLADLLAAQVPESDPASHDELLFITIHQVYELWFKLLLSELTDARDRMLDGETYLPRVRLERCHVVERVLIGQVDVIDTMTPQDFLAFRTKLAPASGFQSAQFREIEFLSGLKDPDYLRRFRGLPDVERERLERRLAEPSLWDGFLAVLGRAGFDVTEDESRFAAYATIAGDRERFGPLWDLAEALVAHDQAFSLWRARHVLMAERQIGTKPGTGGSAGGAYLRSRVETRFYPELWELRSRL from the coding sequence GTGACCCACCCCACCCCCGCGCAGGATCCCCACTTCGGCGAGCAGGGTGGCCTGCTCACCTACACCGACTATCTGCGGCTGGCCGACCTGCTGGCCGCCCAGGTGCCGGAGTCCGACCCGGCCTCCCACGACGAGCTGCTCTTCATCACCATCCACCAGGTCTACGAGCTGTGGTTCAAGCTGCTGCTCTCCGAGCTGACCGACGCCCGGGACCGGATGCTGGACGGCGAGACCTACCTGCCCCGGGTGCGGCTGGAGCGCTGCCACGTGGTGGAACGGGTCCTGATCGGTCAGGTCGACGTGATCGACACGATGACCCCGCAGGACTTCCTGGCCTTCCGCACCAAGCTCGCCCCGGCCTCGGGCTTCCAGTCCGCCCAGTTCCGGGAGATCGAGTTCCTCTCCGGCCTGAAGGACCCCGACTACCTGCGCCGCTTCCGAGGCCTGCCCGACGTCGAGCGGGAGCGCCTGGAGCGGCGGCTGGCCGAGCCGAGCCTCTGGGACGGCTTCCTGGCCGTGCTCGGCCGGGCCGGTTTCGACGTCACCGAGGATGAGTCCCGCTTCGCGGCGTACGCCACCATCGCCGGGGACCGGGAGCGGTTCGGGCCGCTGTGGGACCTCGCTGAGGCGCTGGTCGCCCACGACCAGGCGTTCTCGCTGTGGCGGGCCCGGCACGTGCTCATGGCCGAGCGGCAGATCGGCACGAAGCCCGGCACCGGGGGCTCGGCCGGTGGGGCATACCTGCGCTCCCGGGTGGAGACCCGGTTCTACCCGGAGCTGTGGGAGCTGCGTAGCCGACTGTGA
- a CDS encoding helix-turn-helix domain-containing protein, which translates to MEPRFLLLSDVATELNVSDSQVYHMVRSGELPAIKIGGRGQWRVERARLEEYIERKYAETADWVRSNPLADRDPE; encoded by the coding sequence GTGGAGCCGAGGTTCCTGCTGCTCTCCGACGTGGCCACCGAGCTGAACGTGTCGGACTCGCAGGTCTACCACATGGTGCGCAGCGGCGAGCTGCCCGCGATCAAGATCGGCGGGCGCGGCCAGTGGCGGGTGGAACGCGCCCGGCTGGAGGAGTACATCGAGCGCAAGTACGCCGAGACGGCCGACTGGGTGCGAAGCAACCCGCTCGCAGACCGCGACCCGGAGTAA
- a CDS encoding PadR family transcriptional regulator, with translation MADSGVNPTAAALLGLLHEGPMTGGQLMAAAERRLAPYWSMTRSQVYRELPVLAERGLVRMGKPGPRSSQPYAITAAGKRTFSRWLAEEPGRDTIRNPIALRIAFGELHSASQLKNLQAAANDYHTEALAKVREQVKNAKKEGDAYDASALEFAVAYHKAALSWLKSAPVA, from the coding sequence ATGGCGGATTCCGGAGTCAACCCCACGGCGGCGGCCCTGCTCGGGCTGCTCCACGAGGGCCCCATGACAGGTGGCCAGTTGATGGCCGCCGCCGAGCGCCGACTGGCGCCGTACTGGTCGATGACGCGTAGTCAGGTCTACCGGGAGCTGCCGGTGCTGGCCGAGCGGGGCCTGGTCCGGATGGGCAAGCCCGGCCCGCGCTCCAGCCAGCCGTACGCGATCACCGCAGCGGGAAAACGGACATTCTCCCGCTGGCTTGCCGAGGAGCCGGGGCGGGACACCATCCGCAACCCGATCGCCCTGCGGATCGCCTTCGGCGAGCTGCACTCGGCCAGCCAGCTCAAGAACCTCCAGGCCGCGGCCAACGACTACCACACCGAGGCCCTGGCCAAGGTCCGGGAGCAGGTCAAGAACGCCAAGAAGGAGGGCGACGCGTACGACGCCAGCGCGCTGGAGTTCGCCGTCGCCTACCACAAGGCCGCCCTGTCCTGGCTGAAGAGCGCCCCGGTCGCCTGA
- a CDS encoding Rv3235 family protein, giving the protein MTDHRRPGPARPPVRLRPAPSFEPPFTDDDAAHWPAPGHAQLVLDLFESSRRDADRPPGRRQRPVPTGPGRRPAAPLPLDALVTATPEATRAAHRFVRTCLEVLNGYRSPGQLRPLLDPARAAGLLPELARATARSGPLRRRSTRPAVRLLRLRVCEPRTAAVEVAAVLAGTGGRTWAMALRLEHRRGSWLCTALQVL; this is encoded by the coding sequence ATGACCGATCACCGCCGACCCGGGCCGGCGCGCCCTCCCGTGCGGCTACGCCCCGCCCCCTCGTTCGAGCCGCCGTTCACCGACGACGACGCCGCCCACTGGCCGGCCCCGGGCCACGCCCAGCTCGTCCTCGACCTCTTCGAGTCGTCCCGACGCGACGCCGACCGGCCGCCCGGCCGACGACAGCGGCCGGTACCGACCGGCCCCGGCCGTCGGCCCGCCGCCCCGCTGCCACTGGACGCGCTGGTGACCGCCACCCCCGAGGCGACCCGGGCCGCGCACCGGTTCGTCCGCACCTGCCTGGAGGTGCTCAACGGCTACCGCTCGCCCGGGCAGCTCAGGCCACTGCTCGACCCGGCGCGCGCGGCCGGGCTGCTGCCCGAGCTGGCCCGCGCCACCGCCCGCTCCGGCCCGCTCCGCCGCCGGTCGACCCGCCCGGCCGTACGCCTGCTCCGGCTGCGGGTCTGCGAACCGCGCACCGCCGCCGTCGAGGTGGCCGCGGTGCTCGCCGGCACGGGCGGGCGCACCTGGGCGATGGCGCTGCGCCTGGAGCACCGCCGGGGCAGCTGGCTCTGCACCGCCCTCCAGGTGCTCTGA
- a CDS encoding DUF6912 family protein, which translates to MTEELVRVYVPATVPMLTLLRGAGLPVAAAHAVTPTLREWYAEGDEEELEYVAFTRAAQDALQLLRADPDAPRRRIVVSVDLPASAVGRGDGELGSSAVELSAPVPVGAVAAVHVDGADAVEDVSAAAEAVTEALAGDPDAQFTVDGAEDHELEWYDVTELDLLLRATS; encoded by the coding sequence GTGACCGAGGAGCTTGTCCGGGTGTACGTGCCGGCGACCGTCCCGATGCTGACCCTCCTACGCGGCGCCGGGCTGCCGGTGGCCGCCGCGCACGCAGTGACCCCCACCCTGCGGGAGTGGTACGCCGAGGGCGACGAGGAGGAGCTGGAGTACGTGGCCTTCACCCGGGCCGCCCAGGACGCGTTGCAGCTGCTCCGGGCCGACCCCGACGCGCCCCGCCGCCGGATCGTCGTCTCGGTCGACCTGCCCGCCTCGGCCGTGGGCCGGGGCGACGGGGAGCTGGGCTCCAGCGCGGTCGAGCTGAGCGCCCCCGTGCCGGTGGGCGCCGTCGCGGCCGTCCACGTGGACGGCGCCGACGCGGTCGAGGACGTGTCCGCTGCGGCGGAGGCGGTCACCGAGGCCCTGGCCGGCGACCCGGACGCGCAGTTCACGGTCGACGGCGCCGAGGACCACGAGCTGGAGTGGTACGACGTCACCGAGCTGGACCTGCTGCTCCGCGCCACTTCCTGA